Proteins encoded by one window of Blautia argi:
- a CDS encoding adenylate kinase: MKIIMLGAPGAGKGTQAKKIAQKYGIPHISTGDIFRANIKNNTELGKKAKTYMDKGLLVPDELTVDLVIDRVGQEDCKNGYILDGFPRTIPQAESLDAALEKMGEKVDFAVNVEVPDENIVNRMSGRRACVGCGATYHIKYNAPKTEGICDVCGEKLILRDDDQPETVLKRLGVYHDQTQPLIDYYAKAGVLKEVDGTVDMEDVFQAIVSVLGE; the protein is encoded by the coding sequence ATGAAAATTATTATGTTAGGTGCTCCCGGAGCAGGAAAAGGTACACAGGCAAAAAAGATTGCACAGAAGTATGGAATTCCGCATATTTCTACAGGAGATATTTTCAGAGCCAATATTAAAAATAATACAGAATTAGGGAAAAAAGCAAAAACATACATGGACAAGGGGCTTTTAGTTCCGGACGAACTTACAGTGGATTTGGTAATTGACCGTGTAGGTCAGGAAGACTGCAAGAATGGATACATTCTGGACGGATTTCCAAGAACCATTCCTCAGGCGGAGAGTCTGGACGCAGCACTGGAAAAAATGGGAGAAAAAGTAGATTTTGCCGTGAATGTAGAGGTTCCTGATGAGAATATTGTAAACCGTATGTCAGGACGTCGTGCATGTGTGGGCTGCGGTGCAACTTATCATATCAAATACAATGCGCCTAAAACAGAAGGTATCTGTGATGTTTGCGGTGAAAAGCTGATACTCAGAGATGATGACCAGCCGGAAACAGTACTGAAACGTCTGGGGGTATATCATGACCAGACACAGCCTCTGATTGATTATTATGCAAAAGCAGGTGTGTTAAAGGAAGTAGACGGTACCGTTGATATGGAAGATGTTTTTCAGGCGATTGTCAGCGTGTTAGGAGAGTAA
- a CDS encoding NAD(P)/FAD-dependent oxidoreductase — MTKEYDFIIIGAGPAGMTAAVYASRAGLKTALLESGAPGGKLLKTNEISNWPGILQEPGSQLAMDMFTHSTSFGAVYEYGKVVSITDGEKKQVLCEDGTLFLAPAVLVATGTKERLMHIPGEVEHIGRGVSYCAVCDGAFFREKEVAVIGAGNSALEEAVYLTQFASKVYIIMRRDVFRADKIAIDAAKANPKIQIIQKAVPKEVLSENGQVGGLKIADVSSEKETILPVSGIFPYIGADPVTDFLKPLGVLDEHGYMIVNESMETSVPLLYGAGDVCQKVLRQVVTAANDGAIAAQNAFHKLKLSSH, encoded by the coding sequence ATGACAAAGGAATATGACTTTATTATTATAGGCGCAGGACCGGCAGGCATGACTGCTGCTGTCTATGCTTCCCGCGCAGGGCTTAAAACCGCTCTTTTAGAAAGCGGGGCCCCTGGCGGAAAATTACTGAAAACCAATGAAATCAGCAATTGGCCCGGTATTTTACAGGAACCCGGCTCCCAGCTTGCTATGGATATGTTTACTCACTCCACCAGCTTCGGCGCTGTTTATGAATACGGAAAGGTTGTTTCCATTACCGACGGAGAAAAAAAGCAGGTACTCTGCGAGGACGGCACCCTCTTTTTAGCCCCTGCGGTTTTAGTTGCAACAGGTACCAAGGAACGTCTGATGCACATTCCCGGAGAAGTAGAGCATATTGGCCGCGGCGTTTCCTACTGTGCGGTGTGCGACGGCGCTTTCTTCCGCGAAAAAGAAGTAGCTGTTATAGGCGCCGGAAACTCTGCTTTAGAAGAAGCGGTGTATCTCACTCAATTTGCCTCTAAAGTGTATATTATTATGAGAAGAGATGTCTTCCGTGCTGACAAAATCGCCATAGACGCTGCAAAGGCGAATCCGAAAATCCAGATTATCCAAAAGGCTGTGCCAAAAGAGGTTCTTTCCGAAAACGGACAGGTTGGTGGACTGAAAATTGCAGATGTATCCTCTGAAAAAGAAACCATTCTGCCGGTATCCGGTATTTTCCCTTATATCGGTGCTGACCCGGTCACTGACTTTTTAAAGCCTTTAGGTGTTTTAGACGAACATGGATATATGATAGTAAACGAATCCATGGAAACCTCTGTTCCCCTGCTCTACGGCGCCGGGGACGTATGCCAGAAAGTACTGAGGCAGGTAGTAACTGCGGCAAATGACGGCGCAATTGCAGCACAGAATGCTTTTCACAAGCTGAAACTGTCCTCTCATTAA
- a CDS encoding KOW domain-containing RNA-binding protein, with protein sequence MKAFVKGMLARSKAGHDTGKVYVVMQADEEFVYLADGRCRTVDKQKKKRRKHIQIIYRIPAILQEKMEKGEELRNEHIQKAIKDYEKNQQEV encoded by the coding sequence ATGAAAGCATTTGTAAAAGGTATGCTTGCCCGTTCCAAGGCAGGACATGATACCGGAAAAGTATATGTAGTTATGCAGGCAGACGAGGAATTTGTGTATCTGGCGGACGGCAGATGCAGAACCGTGGATAAACAGAAGAAGAAGAGAAGAAAACACATTCAGATTATCTACAGGATTCCAGCCATTTTACAGGAAAAAATGGAAAAAGGAGAAGAACTGCGAAACGAACATATCCAAAAGGCCATTAAAGATTACGAAAAGAATCAACAGGAGGTTTAA
- a CDS encoding type 1 glutamine amidotransferase, which translates to MKLRIGHLYPDLLNLYGDRGNIQCMMKRCQWRGIEAETVEFALEDSVDFQNLDIVLLGGGSDREQMLVCSKLRSIRESFQSYVEDGGSVLAVCGGYQLLGHYYKTEEGTIEGLSLVDLHTEQGSPRLIDNIVLENSDFSLPIVGFENHGGRTYIGENKPLGRVLYGHGNNGEDGYEGVLYKNVVGTYLHGPLLPKNPHLCDYLLSNALKRKYGIAELSPLDDSQEEAANRYIYERFVKQGTPR; encoded by the coding sequence ATGAAGCTTAGAATCGGACATTTGTACCCTGACCTTTTGAACCTGTATGGCGACAGAGGAAACATTCAATGTATGATGAAACGCTGCCAGTGGAGAGGCATTGAAGCGGAAACCGTTGAATTTGCCCTGGAGGATTCCGTAGATTTTCAAAATCTGGATATTGTGCTTTTAGGCGGTGGTTCTGACCGGGAGCAGATGCTGGTGTGCAGCAAGCTGCGAAGCATTCGGGAAAGCTTTCAGTCCTATGTGGAGGACGGAGGCAGCGTGCTGGCTGTATGCGGCGGTTATCAGCTTCTGGGACATTATTACAAAACAGAGGAAGGCACCATTGAAGGGCTTTCTCTGGTGGATTTACACACAGAACAGGGCAGCCCACGGCTCATTGACAACATTGTTCTGGAAAATTCGGATTTTTCCCTTCCGATTGTGGGATTTGAAAACCACGGAGGCAGAACCTACATTGGAGAGAACAAGCCTCTTGGGAGAGTACTGTATGGACATGGCAACAATGGCGAAGACGGATATGAGGGTGTTCTCTATAAAAATGTGGTGGGAACCTATCTTCATGGCCCTCTCCTTCCAAAAAACCCTCACCTGTGCGATTATCTGCTGTCTAATGCATTAAAACGCAAATACGGCATTGCCGAACTTTCTCCTCTGGACGACAGCCAGGAAGAAGCAGCAAACCGCTATATTTATGAAAGATTTGTAAAACAAGGGACGCCGCGTTAA
- the infA gene encoding translation initiation factor IF-1, translated as MSKADVIEVEGTVLEKLPNAMFKVELENKHVILAHISGKLRMNFIRILPGDKVTIEMSPYDLSKGRIIWRDK; from the coding sequence ATGTCAAAGGCAGACGTTATTGAAGTAGAAGGAACCGTGTTAGAAAAATTACCTAACGCGATGTTCAAGGTTGAACTGGAAAACAAACACGTGATATTAGCTCATATCAGCGGAAAGCTGAGAATGAATTTTATCCGTATTCTTCCGGGAGATAAGGTTACCATTGAAATGTCCCCATATGATTTAAGTAAGGGAAGAATTATCTGGAGAGATAAATAA
- a CDS encoding Mur ligase family protein: protein MNIRRLFAVWSAHIIKTACRLTGKQGVTLAGKAALAIYPPILKELAKEVKQDIFVVCGTNGKTTTNNLLASVLEANHKKVVCNRTGSNMLNGVASAFVLNAGLNGHLKADYACIEIDEASTVRVFPHFQPDYMVLTNLFRDQLDRYGEIDITMNLLSKAMKMAPDMKLLFNADDSLSTYLALENENLRASYGISRPVLTEENSREIREGQFCKCCGEKMQYHFYHYSQLGDYYCPKCGFKRPVPDFDGENIKLTNGIAFDVKDFHIETNYRGFYNVYNILAVYGAASMAGISLTNFNKILGDYTPQFGRNELFRIKGTKVMLNLAKNPAGFNQNISAVMTDEAPKDIIILINDNSQDGTDVSWLWDVDFDRLKDTNAASITVCGIRFRDMQLRLKYVDIPCSAEPDIEKAISEKIENGVKNLYVLVNYTGLYTTHNILKKMEGKKS from the coding sequence ATGAATATACGAAGACTTTTCGCAGTGTGGAGCGCCCACATCATTAAAACAGCCTGCCGCCTTACAGGAAAACAGGGGGTAACTCTGGCGGGAAAAGCGGCGCTTGCTATTTATCCCCCCATACTTAAAGAGCTTGCCAAAGAGGTGAAGCAGGACATCTTTGTCGTATGCGGCACCAATGGAAAAACAACCACCAACAACCTTTTAGCTTCTGTCCTGGAAGCAAATCACAAAAAAGTGGTATGTAACCGTACAGGCTCAAATATGTTAAACGGCGTAGCCTCTGCTTTTGTGTTAAACGCCGGATTAAACGGACATCTGAAGGCAGATTATGCCTGCATTGAAATTGATGAGGCATCTACTGTCCGGGTATTCCCTCATTTTCAGCCGGACTACATGGTGCTGACCAACCTTTTCAGGGATCAGCTTGACCGTTACGGAGAAATCGACATTACCATGAACCTGCTTTCCAAAGCTATGAAAATGGCGCCTGATATGAAGCTTTTATTTAATGCCGATGATTCCCTTTCCACTTATCTGGCGCTGGAAAATGAAAACCTTCGCGCTTCCTACGGCATCAGCCGCCCTGTACTTACAGAGGAAAACAGCCGGGAAATCAGGGAAGGGCAATTCTGCAAATGCTGCGGGGAAAAAATGCAGTACCATTTTTACCACTACAGTCAGCTTGGAGATTATTACTGCCCCAAATGTGGTTTTAAACGGCCTGTACCGGATTTTGATGGAGAAAATATCAAGCTTACCAATGGCATTGCCTTTGATGTAAAGGATTTCCATATTGAAACCAATTACCGCGGCTTCTACAATGTATACAATATCCTTGCGGTGTATGGCGCAGCCTCCATGGCAGGTATTTCTCTCACGAATTTTAATAAGATTCTGGGGGATTACACCCCTCAGTTCGGCAGAAACGAGCTGTTCCGGATTAAAGGCACAAAGGTTATGTTAAACCTTGCAAAAAATCCTGCAGGCTTTAATCAAAATATTTCTGCAGTCATGACGGACGAAGCTCCAAAGGATATTATTATTCTGATTAACGACAACAGTCAGGACGGTACTGATGTTTCCTGGCTCTGGGACGTAGATTTTGATCGATTAAAAGATACCAATGCAGCGTCCATTACTGTCTGCGGTATTCGCTTCCGGGATATGCAGCTTCGCCTGAAATATGTGGACATTCCCTGCAGTGCAGAACCGGATATTGAAAAAGCCATTTCTGAAAAAATTGAAAACGGTGTGAAAAATCTGTATGTTCTGGTAAACTACACAGGTCTTTACACCACACACAATATTCTGAAGAAAATGGAGGGCAAAAAATCATGA
- the map gene encoding type I methionyl aminopeptidase, whose translation MSVTIKTAREIELMREAGRLLEKVHDELGAFIKPGISTLDIDRLGEKLIRGLGCIPNFLNYNGYPASICVSVNDEVVHGIPKKSRILQEGDIVSLDAGLIYKGYHSDAARTYAVGQISPEAQKLMDVTKQSFFEGLKYAKAGNHLNDISSAIGGYAEQFGYGVVRDLVGHGIGTHLHEDPQIPNFRQRRRGIRLVPGMTLAIEPMINQGRADVEWLDDDWTVVTEDGSLSAHYENTILITEGEPEILTLSK comes from the coding sequence ATGTCAGTAACAATTAAAACTGCCAGAGAGATAGAACTCATGAGAGAAGCCGGAAGACTTCTGGAGAAAGTACATGATGAGCTGGGTGCATTTATCAAACCGGGAATCAGTACCCTGGATATTGACCGGCTTGGAGAAAAGTTAATCAGAGGTCTGGGGTGTATCCCTAACTTTTTGAATTACAATGGATATCCTGCTTCTATTTGCGTATCTGTAAACGACGAGGTTGTACACGGGATTCCAAAGAAGAGCCGGATTCTGCAGGAAGGCGACATTGTAAGTCTGGATGCCGGATTGATTTATAAAGGGTATCATTCTGATGCTGCCCGGACCTATGCAGTAGGTCAGATCTCACCGGAAGCACAGAAATTAATGGACGTAACAAAACAGAGCTTTTTTGAGGGTCTGAAGTATGCGAAAGCCGGAAATCATTTAAATGATATTTCTTCCGCTATCGGCGGCTATGCAGAACAGTTTGGTTATGGTGTTGTTCGGGATTTGGTAGGTCATGGAATAGGGACCCACCTGCATGAAGATCCACAGATACCGAACTTCCGTCAAAGACGCAGAGGAATTCGTCTGGTGCCTGGTATGACACTGGCAATTGAGCCTATGATTAATCAGGGAAGAGCTGATGTTGAATGGCTTGATGATGACTGGACCGTAGTGACAGAGGACGGTTCTCTTTCTGCTCACTATGAGAATACCATTCTCATTACAGAGGGTGAACCGGAAATCCTTACCCTGAGCAAATAA
- a CDS encoding transporter produces MKRKLNEIIYTISRYTEILLSAVMLLVIIVLIIPMLHSFITLPLLEITSAQFTEFLGNALTLLIGVEFVKMLAKHTAENLLEVLMFAIARQMVVEHLNMTETLIGVIAIAVIFTIRKFLLLKTNDSAEKTYDKL; encoded by the coding sequence ATGAAAAGAAAACTAAATGAAATCATCTATACGATTTCCCGCTACACGGAAATTTTGCTGTCTGCTGTTATGCTGCTGGTGATTATTGTATTGATTATCCCCATGCTGCACAGCTTTATTACCCTTCCACTTCTGGAAATCACTTCCGCACAGTTTACAGAATTTCTGGGAAATGCCCTCACACTGCTCATTGGTGTGGAATTTGTAAAAATGCTGGCAAAGCACACAGCGGAAAACCTGCTTGAAGTTCTGATGTTTGCTATTGCCAGACAAATGGTAGTAGAACATCTGAACATGACGGAAACCTTAATTGGTGTCATTGCTATCGCAGTTATTTTTACCATAAGAAAATTCCTGCTTTTGAAAACCAACGACAGCGCAGAAAAAACCTACGATAAGCTTTAG
- a CDS encoding redoxin family protein produces MGFSFDVSVPVFTVFLQGLISFFSPCILPLIPLYIGYLSGGTGTRGEDGRMHYKRSKVMLHTFCFVLGVSFAFFLLGFGFSAMGEFFKSNQVLFARLGGILVAFLGLYQLGVFGNSRLLGQERRLPLKLNVLAMSPLTALVMGFTFSFAWTPCVGPALTSVLLMAASAGARTTGFLLIGVYTIGFVLPFLAVGIFTTTVLEFFKNHGRVVRYTVKAGGILMVVMGVLMFTGKMNAVTGYLSGASSDMVKTEEQPEEAPEKDSGERASSEPENPDIIPAVDFNLQDQYGNPHTLSDYKGKTIFLNFWATWCPPCKAEMPDIQKIYEEYQEKGDDSVVILGVAAPDWGQEQSKEGILSFLEEKGYTYPVLMDTTGELFISYGISSFPTTFMIDKDGNVFGYASGQLSEDMMRSIIRQTEEGKRE; encoded by the coding sequence ATGGGATTTTCTTTTGATGTGAGCGTTCCGGTTTTCACAGTGTTTCTGCAGGGACTTATCAGCTTTTTCTCCCCTTGTATTTTACCCCTGATTCCTCTGTATATCGGATATTTGTCCGGAGGGACAGGGACAAGGGGAGAAGATGGAAGAATGCATTACAAAAGAAGCAAGGTGATGCTTCATACCTTTTGCTTTGTATTAGGCGTCAGCTTTGCCTTCTTTCTCCTGGGCTTTGGTTTTTCTGCCATGGGAGAGTTTTTTAAGAGCAATCAGGTTTTATTTGCCAGATTAGGCGGTATTCTTGTGGCGTTTCTGGGATTGTATCAGTTGGGGGTTTTTGGAAACAGCAGATTATTGGGACAGGAAAGAAGGCTTCCTCTGAAACTGAATGTGCTTGCCATGTCCCCTCTTACAGCTCTGGTAATGGGATTTACCTTTAGTTTTGCCTGGACCCCCTGCGTAGGGCCGGCGCTTACCAGCGTGTTGCTTATGGCGGCGTCTGCAGGGGCACGAACAACGGGATTTTTGCTTATTGGCGTGTATACCATAGGTTTTGTACTTCCATTTCTGGCAGTGGGAATCTTTACTACGACAGTGCTGGAATTTTTCAAAAATCACGGAAGAGTTGTGCGCTATACCGTAAAGGCAGGCGGTATTTTAATGGTAGTTATGGGTGTTTTGATGTTTACTGGAAAAATGAATGCTGTTACCGGATATCTGTCAGGCGCGTCTTCTGATATGGTAAAAACAGAGGAGCAGCCAGAAGAAGCGCCGGAGAAGGACTCCGGTGAGCGTGCATCATCAGAGCCCGAGAATCCGGATATAATACCTGCCGTGGACTTTAACCTGCAGGATCAGTATGGAAATCCACATACCCTGTCTGATTATAAGGGAAAAACCATATTTTTAAATTTCTGGGCAACCTGGTGTCCGCCCTGTAAGGCAGAAATGCCGGATATTCAGAAAATTTATGAGGAATATCAGGAAAAGGGCGATGACAGTGTGGTGATTTTGGGAGTAGCGGCTCCGGACTGGGGACAGGAGCAGTCAAAGGAGGGAATTCTTTCCTTCTTAGAGGAAAAGGGCTATACCTATCCGGTTCTTATGGACACCACAGGAGAACTGTTTATATCTTATGGAATCAGCTCTTTTCCAACGACCTTTATGATTGATAAGGACGGGAATGTATTTGGATATGCCAGTGGACAGTTAAGCGAGGATATGATGCGAAGCATTATCCGGCAGACTGAGGAAGGAAAGCGGGAATAA
- a CDS encoding murein hydrolase activator EnvC family protein: MKKRLLCLSLIFAMTAAQVMPVSAARKDDLQAEKSATQSKLSAAESKANSLESQKQKLMGQIDSTQQELVSVISQIEILDEDIKEKETDIEKTKEDLAKAEADRDEQYEAMKLRIQYMYENGGNDTWAKILLESDSIASMLAKAENTEKMYAYDRDELQKMKEIVQEVTDLEEKLEGEKAELETAKNEQEGMKDSLQVKVDNLKANAKDYEAQIASAKAQAQEYKNLIAQQNAELKKIQQQEAAAAKAAQEAAKKKQEQQNNSGNNGGNAVTGGTVSNNNNAGTNNNDGGSSDNNSGNTNNNSNNNNNNDVDTNTDTTPESNTGNTGGGSTQVETPSAPSYNSATGEAVVSYAMQFIGKSVCIRRKQPDKRNRLLWIYTADIRTLWLQPSSYK; the protein is encoded by the coding sequence ATGAAAAAAAGATTGTTATGTCTGTCACTTATTTTTGCTATGACAGCAGCACAGGTAATGCCTGTATCCGCTGCAAGAAAAGATGATTTACAGGCCGAGAAGTCTGCAACACAGAGTAAATTATCAGCAGCTGAATCAAAGGCAAACAGCCTGGAATCACAGAAGCAGAAGTTAATGGGACAGATTGATTCCACTCAGCAGGAATTAGTAAGCGTTATTTCCCAGATAGAAATTCTTGATGAGGATATTAAAGAAAAAGAAACTGATATCGAAAAAACAAAAGAAGACCTTGCAAAAGCAGAAGCTGACCGTGACGAACAGTACGAAGCTATGAAACTGAGAATTCAGTACATGTACGAAAACGGCGGAAATGATACATGGGCTAAGATTTTATTAGAGTCTGACAGTATTGCATCTATGCTGGCAAAAGCAGAAAATACAGAAAAAATGTATGCTTATGACAGAGATGAATTACAGAAGATGAAAGAAATTGTTCAGGAAGTTACAGACCTGGAAGAAAAGCTGGAAGGCGAAAAAGCAGAATTAGAAACTGCTAAAAATGAGCAGGAAGGCATGAAAGATTCTCTTCAGGTAAAAGTGGACAACTTAAAAGCAAATGCAAAAGATTATGAAGCACAGATTGCATCTGCAAAAGCGCAGGCACAGGAATACAAAAACCTGATTGCACAGCAGAACGCAGAGCTGAAGAAAATTCAGCAGCAGGAAGCTGCAGCAGCAAAAGCAGCTCAGGAAGCAGCAAAGAAAAAACAGGAGCAGCAGAACAACTCCGGAAATAACGGTGGAAACGCAGTGACAGGCGGTACTGTAAGCAATAACAACAATGCTGGTACAAACAATAACGATGGCGGCTCTTCTGACAATAACAGTGGCAATACAAATAATAACAGTAATAATAATAATAACAACGATGTAGACACAAACACAGATACAACACCGGAAAGCAATACTGGAAACACTGGTGGCGGAAGCACACAGGTGGAAACACCGTCAGCGCCTTCCTATAACAGCGCTACAGGTGAAGCAGTTGTATCTTATGCAATGCAGTTTATCGGAAAATCCGTATGTATACGGCGGAAACAGCCTGACAAACGGAATCGACTGCTCTGGATTTACACAGCAGATATTCGGACACTTTGGTTACAGCCTTCCTCGTACAAGTGA
- a CDS encoding C40 family peptidase — MDCSGFTQQIFGHFGYSLPRTSDAQAGSGVGISYSESRAGDIIVYPGHVAILTGDGGIVHASNSAPYPKGGIKYTANALYRNYIAIRRIVQ; from the coding sequence ATCGACTGCTCTGGATTTACACAGCAGATATTCGGACACTTTGGTTACAGCCTTCCTCGTACAAGTGATGCACAGGCAGGTTCTGGTGTAGGAATCAGCTATTCTGAATCCCGTGCAGGTGATATCATTGTATATCCGGGACATGTAGCAATCCTTACAGGAGATGGCGGAATTGTACATGCTTCCAACAGCGCTCCTTATCCAAAGGGTGGTATTAAATACACAGCGAATGCATTATATCGTAACTATATTGCAATAAGACGTATTGTGCAGTAA
- the glyA gene encoding serine hydroxymethyltransferase yields the protein MYSLEEIRNTDPEVAACICKEVERQNSHIELIASENWVSKAVMAAMGSPLTNKYAEGYPGKRYYGGCECVDEVEELAKERARKLFGCEYVNVQPHSGAQANMAVFFAMLKPGDTVMGMNLAHGGHLSHGSPANFSGAYFNIVPYGVNEDGVIDYGEVRKIALESKPKLIVAGASAYCRIIDFKKFREIADEVGAYLMVDIAHIAGLVAAGLHPSPIPYAHVTTTTTHKTLRGPRGGMIMSSNEVAKQFNFNKAVFPGIQGGPLMHVIAAKAVCFQEALQPEYREYQQRIVKNARALCEGLLKRGVQVVSGKTENHLMLVDLRGTGITGKEMEHLLDEVNITCNKNAIPNDPESPFVTSGVRLGTAAVTSRGMKEEDMERIAEAIAMMIQDRSRKEEAKKIVKTLTDKYPLNA from the coding sequence ATGTATTCATTGGAAGAAATCAGAAACACAGACCCTGAAGTCGCAGCATGTATCTGCAAAGAGGTAGAACGTCAGAATTCCCATATTGAACTGATTGCATCAGAAAACTGGGTAAGCAAGGCAGTGATGGCAGCTATGGGAAGCCCTCTTACCAACAAGTACGCAGAAGGCTATCCGGGAAAGAGGTATTACGGTGGGTGTGAATGTGTAGACGAAGTGGAAGAACTGGCAAAAGAGAGAGCAAGGAAGCTCTTTGGCTGTGAATATGTAAATGTGCAGCCTCATTCCGGCGCTCAGGCAAATATGGCAGTGTTCTTTGCAATGTTAAAGCCCGGAGATACGGTTATGGGCATGAATCTGGCGCATGGCGGCCATCTTTCACATGGAAGTCCGGCAAATTTCTCCGGCGCCTATTTTAATATTGTGCCATATGGAGTAAATGAGGACGGTGTGATTGATTACGGGGAAGTGAGAAAAATTGCGCTGGAGTCAAAGCCAAAGCTGATTGTGGCAGGAGCAAGCGCATACTGCAGGATTATTGACTTCAAAAAATTCCGTGAAATTGCAGATGAGGTGGGGGCTTATCTCATGGTGGATATTGCCCACATTGCAGGTCTGGTGGCAGCAGGTCTGCACCCCAGTCCTATTCCCTATGCTCATGTTACAACTACCACAACTCATAAGACTCTGCGCGGTCCAAGAGGCGGTATGATTATGAGCAGCAATGAAGTGGCAAAGCAGTTTAATTTTAATAAAGCCGTGTTTCCGGGAATCCAGGGCGGGCCTTTGATGCATGTGATTGCCGCGAAAGCTGTTTGTTTTCAGGAAGCTTTGCAGCCGGAATACAGAGAATATCAGCAGAGAATCGTGAAAAATGCCAGGGCTTTGTGTGAAGGTCTGTTGAAGAGAGGCGTTCAGGTTGTTTCCGGAAAGACGGAAAATCATTTGATGCTGGTGGATTTAAGAGGAACCGGAATTACCGGAAAAGAAATGGAACATCTTTTAGATGAGGTGAATATTACCTGTAATAAAAATGCCATTCCAAATGATCCGGAATCTCCTTTTGTAACCAGCGGTGTCCGTTTAGGTACAGCAGCCGTAACCTCAAGAGGTATGAAGGAAGAGGATATGGAGAGAATTGCAGAAGCCATTGCTATGATGATTCAGGACAGAAGCCGGAAGGAAGAGGCAAAGAAAATCGTAAAAACTCTGACAGATAAATACCCACTGAATGCATGA
- the trxA gene encoding thioredoxin, protein MAVLHINEQEFEKEVLQSEKPVLLDFFATWCGPCKMLGQVLEQLGEEQDKYKIVKVDIDKNPELTRAWNITTVPSVFFVKNGQVKDSAVGFLPKPVLEQKLNAL, encoded by the coding sequence ATGGCAGTTTTACACATAAACGAACAGGAATTTGAAAAAGAAGTATTGCAGTCCGAAAAACCCGTGCTTTTAGATTTCTTCGCAACCTGGTGCGGCCCCTGCAAAATGCTGGGACAGGTATTAGAACAGCTTGGAGAAGAACAGGATAAATATAAAATTGTAAAAGTAGACATTGACAAAAATCCTGAGCTTACCAGAGCATGGAACATTACCACCGTTCCCTCTGTATTCTTTGTAAAAAACGGACAGGTAAAAGATTCCGCTGTAGGATTTCTCCCGAAACCCGTTCTGGAACAGAAATTAAACGCTTTATAA